Proteins from one Oscillatoria nigro-viridis PCC 7112 genomic window:
- a CDS encoding phosphomannose isomerase type II C-terminal cupin domain, which produces MVQIQEISQVSTLHAPAAPNGIAATELRPWGSFTTLEEGPGYKIKRIEVKPGHRLSLQMHHHRSEHWIVVCGTAKVTCGETEQVLFTNQSTYVPQCISHRLENPGVIPLVLIEVQNGEYLGEDDIIRFQDDYARTEKAK; this is translated from the coding sequence ATGGTTCAGATTCAAGAAATTTCTCAAGTATCAACCCTGCACGCACCTGCAGCACCCAACGGAATAGCCGCTACAGAATTGCGACCTTGGGGCTCATTTACGACTCTAGAAGAAGGCCCGGGATATAAAATTAAGCGGATCGAAGTTAAGCCCGGACACCGCCTCAGCCTGCAAATGCACCACCACCGCAGCGAACACTGGATCGTAGTTTGTGGTACTGCAAAAGTTACTTGCGGCGAAACTGAACAAGTTCTGTTTACAAATCAGTCTACCTACGTTCCTCAGTGCATTTCTCACCGCCTGGAAAATCCGGGAGTTATCCCCCTGGTTTTAATTGAGGTGCAGAATGGCGAATATCTCGGAGAAGATGATATTATCCGCTTTCAAGACGATTATGCCCGTACTGAAAAGGCTAAGTAA
- a CDS encoding HesB/IscA family protein: MIHLSKTAATEVTRLKSKHSNPNALFRLGVESSGCSGLSYTMAFDDAPTPEDAVCESEGISVAIDPQHLKYLNELTLDYSEDLMGGGFRFHNPNAAQSCSCGNSFSLKE; the protein is encoded by the coding sequence ATGATTCATCTGAGCAAAACAGCAGCAACAGAAGTAACGCGCCTCAAGTCGAAGCATTCCAATCCCAATGCTTTATTTCGTCTGGGCGTGGAATCGAGCGGCTGCTCCGGTTTGTCTTATACAATGGCATTTGACGATGCGCCAACCCCAGAAGACGCTGTATGCGAGTCGGAGGGAATTTCCGTTGCGATCGACCCCCAGCACTTAAAATATCTCAATGAGCTTACCTTGGATTATTCAGAAGACTTGATGGGCGGAGGTTTCCGATTTCACAATCCCAATGCCGCCCAAAGCTGTAGCTGCGGCAACTCCTTTTCGCTCAAGGAATAA
- a CDS encoding glycosyltransferase family 2 protein, protein MSDRTPQVSVVIPAYNCAAYVGQAVDSVLHQTYGNWEIIVVDDGSRDDTKLVLEKYGDRIRYIYQQNQGVSIARNHGIELARGEFIAFLDADDYFFPDKLASQMAVFAARPNLGIVHSGWRLVNSIGEPLKDVKPWQNVPKLDLEMWLRWKPVLPSAMVFRRQWLEGAGGFDPRFPPAEDTDLVLRLALMGCEAEWLQQVTVCYRQHEQSAMYKGLPQAKSLAAVMDNFFARPELPDKIRLLEKQIKYSTLVWIAWYLYRTGHSVEMVEFLQRSWNYTPYLPVETVINWAEAFAEFSQDAGNEFDADLLAQSPEWQQLMHWTILGTPA, encoded by the coding sequence ATGAGCGATCGCACCCCGCAGGTGAGCGTAGTAATTCCGGCTTACAACTGCGCTGCTTACGTCGGCCAAGCCGTCGATAGCGTCCTGCACCAAACCTATGGTAACTGGGAAATTATTGTCGTAGACGACGGCTCCCGAGACGATACCAAGTTAGTTTTAGAGAAATATGGCGATCGAATTCGCTACATATACCAACAAAATCAAGGAGTTTCGATTGCCAGAAATCACGGTATCGAGCTAGCCAGAGGAGAATTTATCGCCTTTCTCGATGCTGACGACTACTTTTTTCCCGACAAATTAGCATCACAAATGGCTGTATTTGCAGCGCGACCAAATCTAGGAATAGTTCACAGCGGCTGGCGTCTTGTTAATAGTATAGGCGAACCCCTAAAAGATGTCAAACCCTGGCAAAATGTACCTAAATTAGACTTAGAAATGTGGCTGCGGTGGAAACCAGTATTACCCAGCGCGATGGTATTTCGCCGTCAGTGGTTAGAGGGCGCCGGCGGATTCGATCCTCGATTTCCCCCGGCGGAAGATACAGATTTAGTGCTGCGTTTAGCCTTAATGGGATGCGAAGCAGAGTGGCTGCAGCAAGTAACTGTTTGCTACCGCCAGCACGAACAAAGCGCCATGTACAAAGGTTTACCGCAGGCTAAATCCCTCGCTGCCGTGATGGACAATTTTTTTGCCCGCCCCGAGTTGCCGGATAAAATACGTTTGTTGGAAAAGCAAATCAAGTACAGTACCTTAGTTTGGATTGCTTGGTATTTGTACCGCACCGGTCATTCTGTTGAGATGGTAGAGTTTTTGCAGCGTTCTTGGAATTATACGCCTTATTTACCTGTGGAAACAGTAATTAATTGGGCGGAAGCTTTCGCCGAGTTTTCGCAGGATGCGGGAAATGAATTCGATGCAGATTTATTAGCTCAATCTCCCGAGTGGCAGCAGTTAATGCACTGGACTATTCTCGGTACACCAGCTTGA